Within the Rosa rugosa chromosome 2, drRosRugo1.1, whole genome shotgun sequence genome, the region AGTTTGGAGTTAGAACTGTCTTCCCACTTTGCATTGCTTCAATCAATGTTAGATCAAGCCCTTGGGGCCTCAATGTGGGGTTCACAAACAGATCAAGAGCATTGTAAAACTTAGACAGCTCCAATGGCTCCAATGCTCCTAGAACCTTCACATTTGGGCCTAATTCAGCATACCTTCTTCTCCAAGGACCTGACCCTGCCACAAGCAAAAACACGCCGGGGTTGCGTTTCACAATTGAAGAAAAGGCTTTGTAAAGAAGTGGATGCCCTTTGTCCCTAACCAGCCGCCCTGCCACTCCCATCACAAGGCTCACATTGGCAGGCACACCGTGTTTTTGTCGGAACCTTGCACCTGCTTCTTGGTCTGGCACAAATTCTGTCTCATCAACGCCATTAAGTATGACATGCACATTTCTCTGTGGGATCTGATAGATGTTGACCAGAACCTCACCAGCACTATTGCTTATGCATATATGCTGCGTATAGCTCTTAAAGAACCGAATCTCCTCAACGAGCCTTGGCATTGCTTCTTGAAGCTCTGTCATGGGCTCTAGCATATCCCCATTTGGGTCGGTGAGGAGTTGTTGCAGTAACTTGGAATGCATTATTTCGTACCATATCCCATGCCAAGTGACAGCCACATTAGGCAGCATCTTCGCACGCCAATAAGGCAACGAAACACTCTCGGTGTGCACATAATCGAATGCCCCATCCGAGTTAACTTTATTGAAAATTTCAAACGCTAGAGAACAATTAACAGAGCCATGATCATTAGCTGCAAAATAAACATGAAGGTTACCTTCATGTATGTCCCAATGAGGCCTCCTATCTGAAGGCACAGTGAAGACATGAATCTCATGACCCTTTGTAGCAAGTGCTTGGTACAATGTGGAAGCATGGCGCTCCATACCACCCGCGTCTGCACCAACTGGCCATGTTTTGGAG harbors:
- the LOC133728142 gene encoding uncharacterized protein LOC133728142; this translates as MGLKHQTCKSSSSSNFMPIRFSTILTLILLFTSFFLFLSSLKNTQEPFFGGDENTQFNGDLRDAKFPWNKLCFGPSFEKLKLAVFSKTWPVGADAGGMERHASTLYQALATKGHEIHVFTVPSDRRPHWDIHEGNLHVYFAANDHGSVNCSLAFEIFNKVNSDGAFDYVHTESVSLPYWRAKMLPNVAVTWHGIWYEIMHSKLLQQLLTDPNGDMLEPMTELQEAMPRLVEEIRFFKSYTQHICISNSAGEVLVNIYQIPQRNVHVILNGVDETEFVPDQEAGARFRQKHGVPANVSLVMGVAGRLVRDKGHPLLYKAFSSIVKRNPGVFLLVAGSGPWRRRYAELGPNVKVLGALEPLELSKFYNALDLFVNPTLRPQGLDLTLIEAMQSGKTVLTPNYPSIVGTVVVGEEFGYTFSPNVKSFVEALESAIKDGSNVLKKKGVACKNYVHSMFTATKMASAYERFFLCMKNPKYCQYPLSTDC